From one Lolium rigidum isolate FL_2022 chromosome 4, APGP_CSIRO_Lrig_0.1, whole genome shotgun sequence genomic stretch:
- the LOC124649718 gene encoding uncharacterized protein LOC124649718: protein MGANADPSGSLGGPRRHSSPAAVALQHGLAASTAAALRHDPGLAMQWSPEEQAVLDDGLAKYALDAAIVRYAKVALSLPNKTVRDVALRCRWMSKKENNKKRKEEVVKKSKEKKEKVDSSTKEPAHLARSNVPPYSVPVLPMDDDDGSYKAIGGPTGELLEHNAHLLNQIYKNISNMQVQENLSLLCETRDNILTVLGQVGNAPEIMRQMPPLPVKLNEDLASTVLPRPPHPRT from the exons ATGGGGGCGAACGCCGACCCCTCGGGGTCCCTCGGTGGACCCCGCCGCCACTCCTCCCCTGCGGCTGTGGCGCTGCAGCACGGCCTGGCCGCGAGCACCGCGGCCGCGCTGCGCCACGACCCCGGGCTCGCCATGCAGTGGTCACCCGAGGAGCAGGCCGTGCTCGACGACGGATTGGCCAA GTATGCACTTGATGCAGCTATAGTTCGCTATGCAAAAGTCGCTttgagtctgcccaacaagacagTACGAGATGTCGCCCTTCGTTGCAGATGGATGTCT AAAAAGGAGAACAACAAGAAAAGGAAGGAAGAGGTGGTTAAGAAAAGCAAAGAAAAGAAG GAAAAAGTTGACTCTTCAACAAAAGAGCCTGCTCACTTGGCACGATCCAATGTCCCTCCATATTCCGTTCCTGTTCTCCCtatggatgatgatgatggatcaTACAAAG CAATTGGTGGTCCAACTGGGGAACTTCTGGAGCACAATGCACATTTGTTAAACCAGATCTATAAGAACATTTCAAACATGCAG GTGCAGGAGAACCTCTCTCTTTTATGTGAGACTAGGGATAATATACTCACAGTCCTGGGACA GGTAGGAAATGCTCCAGAAATAATGAGGCAGATGCCACCCCTACCCGTAAAGTTGAATGAAGATCTGGCGAGCACTGTGTTGCCAAGGCCTCCACACCCACGTACATGA